The Lutra lutra chromosome 16, mLutLut1.2, whole genome shotgun sequence genome segment TACTCTTTAAATCTAAGCGAATTATAATTAAACACAATGAAAACCTCAGTTCCCTATTCActttagccacatttcaagtgctcagaaGTCCCACGTGGCTCTTGCTAGCTAGCCTGTTGGAGCACAGATGAGAGAAAATTACCATCATCACAGGAACTCCAGCTGCTTAGCGCTGGTCCGGAAAAGGCACTGTGCCGGCATGTAGGTATGGTCATAACAGCTGACACTTGTAGAGTCAGAGCCAGGTACAATTCAAAGTGTTTCTTTTCCTgttagccctttttttttttcttttctttttttaaagattttatttatttatttgtcagagagaggaagagagagtacaCGCGCGCGCtcaagcacacacacaggcagagtggcaggcagaggtggagagggaagcaggctcaagcaggctccccgctgagcaaggagctggacctgggactcgatcccaagaccctgggatcatgacctgagccaaaggcagtggcttaactgactgagccacccaggcatccccgttagcccccttttttttttttttcaaataaacaactctCACAACAGTCTTGTCTTcatatttacagatgagaaaactgaggcacagagtaaaAAATCAAAAATGTGGTCAAACACATATAAGGTGTACATTTAGCAattttaaagcatacagttcagtggcatttagtcCCAACGCTGTGTAACCAGCATGGCTTAGTTCCCGAACATTTTCAGCACCCCATGAGGAAACCGTGTACCTGATAAGTAGCTACACCCCCTTCCCCTGAACCCCTGGCGACCATGATCagctttctgtctccatggatttccCAGTCCTGGACAGGTGCATGTGAGTTGCATGTCAGTGGAATGATATCCCGTGTggccttttatgtctggcttcttttgctcagcataatatttCCAAGATTCATTCATGGAGCATGAATCAgtacattcctttttatggctgaatcttTCTATCATCTGGATGCGCTACATCTTGCTTGGTTATTCATCCTGTGGATGGGCatttatttgggttgtttccaccttctggTGGTCACAAACCGTGCtgttgagaatattttttatcaGTCTTGTTTAAatacctgttttcaattctttgggatATCTACTTGGCTGTGTGCTAGTTCTgtgttttaagttcttttttttttttctttttaaagattttatttatttatttgacagagatcgcaagtaggcagagaggaagggaagcaggctccctgctgagcagagagcctgatgcagggcttgatcccaggaccctgggatcatgacctgagctgaaggcagaggctttgagccactcaggcacacatGTGTTTTAAGTTCTGGAGGGCTTGTTGGATTCCATTTCCACTCAGTCACACTATAATAATTGGCACAACTGGCATTCAGACTGGGGTAGTCTGGCTTCAAAACCCATGCCctgaaatattgttttttttgcTTATAGCTGCCATTATTTTACAGTGTTAGTAGCATAGCTGTGTTTAGGCTAATTCTTTTCCCAGCTCTGACCTGCCATCACCATAGCTCGATGTGCTGGGAGGTCCGTTATCCTCCCCCAAActttcttccattattttgaGACCTTTTGAAATTATACCTTCCAGCCCTCCCCAGTATTGGGATGAGGAGACGTGGCTGTCTCTTGTGACTGGATGGGTTCTGCCCTtctgcctgctttcctcctgCTGTCCCTTTGCCCTGTGCTCCCTGAGGATGAACAGAGAAATAGAAGAGTACAAATTCAAGTTTGTATTGTGAAAGCTTGTCATTTGTCCACATGCCCTTTGCCTCAATTACCTGTAAACTACCAAAACACGTAAACTGTACTTGATTTGCTTGATTCCCTGTGTGAATTATAAGACTTTGCAATTGCCTCATTTAAGgcaaaatgttttattgaaaaaatgatcagggtgcctgggtggctcagcgggttaggcctctgcctttggcttgggtcatgatctcagggtcttgggatcgagtcctgcatcgggctctctgctcagcagagagcctgtttcaccccctctctctgcctgcctctctgcctacttgtgatctctctctgtctgtcaaataaataaataaaatcttaaaaaaaaattatcaacccTTGTTCGAGAAAGgtaaacagaacattttttttaagtgttcaggTGGCTAAGGAACTCTGTACCCTTGTTTCACTCTTGCCCTCTCAGTAAGTCTGCCAGACCTTTTCCAAGCACATGAGTAGCCTTGTATTGTTGCTAGTGGTTTTCTCAGACCTTTCTTCTGTTGATTTCTTAGCCAGTGGAGCACAGAGCATCCCTAATGGTAGTCCTTCCCACGGTGAGGGCACCCACTCGGAAGAGGAAGGGTTTGCTGTGGATGACGAGGATTCTGACGGGGACCTGAATACCTGGGAGCTGTCAGAAGGCGTGTCCGACCGTCCGCCCAAGGAACAGGCTGCTGATCTTTTTAACGAGGACTGGGACTTGGAGTTGAAGGCAGATCAAGGGAATCCGTATGGTAGGTATGGCGTTTCTAGGGTCCTAGACCAAGGTTCGGAGAGCCTCCTACTGTATTACCTCAAAGGCAGGCAGTTTGAAAGACGGACCCAGTCTCTGAGCTTAGCCTGATACCTGGTATGGGGCTGAAAGATCTGTGACAGCTTCTCTtcatactggaaaaaaaatgcaaattttgcaGTTGACTCTTAAAATATCTGTGTGAATCTAGCAACTGCAGAGAGAAGTGCTGTCTTCTGCATTTGCAGCCTCTGCACTGCTAAGGGCTCTGCTCTGAGAAGCACCACCCAGGGGGGTCCTCAGACCGCAATCCAAggagggctctgtgtgtgtgcttttgaACTGCAAatgtctgtctcccctcccctcctacctttaattttttttttttttctttaaactgctTGCAGATGCTGATGACATCCAGGGTTGCATTTCTCAAGAGGTCAAACCTTGGGTGTGCTGTGCCCCGCAAGGGGACATGGTCTATGACCCCAGTTGGCACCATCCACCTCCGCTGATACCCCATTATTCCAAGATGGTCTTCGAAACGGGACAGTTTGATGATGCTGAAGATTGAGTCTGCAGCTGTTTGCCTGGTGGGTGGGCCTGCCCTCCAGATGAaggtctctcttcctttcattgaGGTGAGAGGTCACATTTGAGGACACATTCCCGGTGATCCCCGAGTCGGACACACAGACTGGTGTTAACTAAGGCCCCGATGTCCTCCAATTCTGTTGTCGTCGTTGTTTTTCATGAGGTCCTCCTTGGGACATGTGAGTGTTTGTGTCTGTGTCAGGAGGAGTTGTGTTCTTTATAAATAAAGGTAGAAAAATTTGATATGCTTTTGTTTACTACCCCCCCTTTTAATTGGATACTTACCAGCAAAGCCTTATTTTTTCAGTTAAAGTCCCTAGCTTACATTTTAAGATTGGACGTACTCGGACCCTTAAAACTACtctatggaagaaaataattttttggctAGAGAGTAGAATCCAAGTCATGTTGGTGACTTTGTGGCTGATTTCTATTCCTGTTGATGAAGAGTTGACCATTTACTTAGTTAACAAGGACTTTCAGCAAGCTAGAACACGAAACGGCAAATAAATTAAACCAGCAATTATATAGCTCTCAATTGATGAAAGGATTTTGAaccttattttccatttaattttttgctCTTTACAATTACTATAtgaagtcacatttttaaaaaattgccttattttttcaagattttatttgtaagta includes the following:
- the COPRS gene encoding coordinator of PRMT5 and differentiation stimulator isoform X1, which encodes MDRQVAGARAPGSAEPPRGPPVPSARESPPRPGASFALADHSGQEREAEKAMDRLASGAQSIPNGSPSHGEGTHSEEEGFAVDDEDSDGDLNTWELSEGVSDRPPKEQAADLFNEDWDLELKADQGNPYDADDIQGCISQEVKPWVCCAPQGDMVYDPSWHHPPPLIPHYSKMVFETGQFDDAED
- the COPRS gene encoding coordinator of PRMT5 and differentiation stimulator isoform X2, whose product is MASFALADHSGQEREAEKAMDRLASGAQSIPNGSPSHGEGTHSEEEGFAVDDEDSDGDLNTWELSEGVSDRPPKEQAADLFNEDWDLELKADQGNPYDADDIQGCISQEVKPWVCCAPQGDMVYDPSWHHPPPLIPHYSKMVFETGQFDDAED